From a region of the Primulina eburnea isolate SZY01 chromosome 7, ASM2296580v1, whole genome shotgun sequence genome:
- the LOC140837408 gene encoding protein SENSITIVE TO PROTON RHIZOTOXICITY 1 encodes MDPEKRMLADTWTEPSSSRETHIPPNNQSFANFDPDRQKWEESSFLDFGTRIDSRNSLACDTGNQNRTSDPQGNHTSKASEPNNIQEWDPRAMLNNLCFLEKKIHQLQDLIHSFVGRRGQSGGRPDEILVQQQQLVTVDLTSIIVQLISTAGSLLPSLNHNLSSVNPINQLGDFSGVANPSNGVPRNIIFPKNTNLNKLEDHSNLIDATGLCGTEQNSNMEDQETKSDDDAEEGENLPPGSYEILQLEKEEILAPHTHFCTICGKGFKRDANLRMHMRGHGDEYKTPAALAKPSKESTSEQILVKRYSCPYIGCKRNRDNKKFEPLKTILCVKNHYKRTHCDKTYTCSRCNTKKFSVLADLKTHEKHCGRDKWLCSCGTTFSRKDKLFGHIALFQGHTPAIPLEDSKGFSMPANERKNNEATDKVGHKNFDYQSNAPTPVSFQNMVDVKGLAGEDLANFFSPFETNSISGFHEFARPPFEDSENSFSFLLSDYPTKNG; translated from the coding sequence ATGGATCCTGAAAAGAGGATGCTTGCAGATACATGGACCGAGCCTTCATCAAGCCGTGAAACACACATACCACCAAATAATCAATCATTTGCTAATTTTGATCCAGATCGACAGAAGTGGGAAGAATCATCGTTTCTTGATTTTGGTACGAGGATTGACTCTCGAAACTCCCTTGCTTGCGACACTGGTAACCAAAACCGAACAAGTGATCCACAAGGTAATCATACAAGCAAGGCCAGTGAACCAAATAACATCCAGGAGTGGGATCCAAGAGCGATGCTAAACAATCTATGTTTCCTGGAGAAAAAGATTCATCAGCTTCAAGATTTGATACATTCATTCGTGGGACGCAGAGGCCAATCTGGGGGTCGACCAGACGAGATTTTGGTTCAACAGCAACAACTTGTCACTGTTGATTTAACCTCAATCATAGTCCAGCTGATATCAACAGCAGGCAGCCTTCTTCCATCTCTGAATCATAACCTTTCATCAGTTAATCCTATAAACCAGTTGGGGGACTTCAGTGGTGTTGCTAATCCTTCAAATGGAGTTCCAAGAAACATCATTTTCCCAAAGAATACGAATTTAAACAAGTTGGAAGATCACTCAAACCTGATTGATGCAACAGGTCTTTGTGGTACTGAACAAAATTCCAACATGGAAGATCAAGAAACAAAAAGTGATGATGATGCTGAGGAAGGGGAGAACCTGCCCCCAGGCTCGTACGAAATTCTGCAACTTGAGAAAGAAGAAATCCTGGCGCCTCACACCCATTTTTGCACCATATGTGGAAAAGGATTCAAGAGAGATGCTAATTTAAGAATGCACATGAGAGGCCATGGAGACGAGTACAAAACCCCAGCTGCTCTCGCAAAGCCCAGTAAGGAATCCACCTCTGAGCAAATTCTTGTCAAGAGATACTCGTGCCCATACATTGGCTGCAAAAGGAACAGGGATAACAAGAAGTTCGAGCCTCTCAAAACGATCTTATGTGTGAAAAATCATTACAAGAGAACCCATTGTGACAAGACTTACACTTGTAGCCGTTGCAACACAAAGAAATTTTCAGTTCTTGCAGACCTCAAAACCCATGAAAAACACTGTGGGAGAGACAAATGGCTTTGCTCGTGTGGCACAACCTTTTCAAGGAAAGATAAGCTCTTTGGTCATATTGCTCTTTTCCAAGGCCATACTCCAGCTATTCCACTGGAGGATTCTAAAGGGTTTTCAATGCCAGCCAATGAACGGAAGAATAATGAAGCCACTGACAAGGTTGGACATAAGAATTTTGACTATCAGTCGAATGCTCCAACCCCTGTTTCATTTCAAAACATGGTGGATGTAAAAGGGTTGGCTGGAGAGGATCTTGCGAATTTTTTCTCGCCTTTTGAAACAAACAGCATCAGTGGATTCCATGAATTTGCTCGACCTCCATTTGAAGATTCCGAAAATTCGTTCTCATTCCTGCTTTCAGATTACCCCACGAAGAACGGATGA